From the genome of Armatimonadota bacterium, one region includes:
- a CDS encoding HAD family hydrolase, protein MKPLLCSLKALIFDFDGTLAAAGYDFDAMRAGVRALAADHGVTAADLDGLYVLEAVARAADLIGRETLAGRAFRESAERLILDLELRGARHASLLPGVEPALAALRRAGLRIAVVTRNSHAAVDTIAGVAGLACDAFLTREETPRVKPHPEHLLRALDAVGADPQHAAMVGDHPMDVTAGKAAGVTTIGVLTGAGTRESLAAAGADLIVGSVVELAPMLTGAADD, encoded by the coding sequence AGCGCTCATCTTTGACTTCGACGGCACCCTCGCCGCCGCCGGCTACGATTTCGACGCCATGCGCGCCGGCGTGCGCGCGCTGGCCGCCGACCACGGCGTGACCGCCGCCGACCTCGACGGCCTCTACGTTCTGGAAGCGGTGGCGCGAGCGGCCGACCTCATCGGCCGCGAGACCCTTGCCGGCCGCGCTTTCCGTGAGTCCGCCGAGCGCCTCATTCTCGACCTGGAGCTGCGCGGCGCGCGACACGCCTCCCTGCTGCCCGGCGTCGAGCCGGCGCTGGCGGCCCTGCGCCGCGCCGGATTGCGAATCGCGGTCGTCACCCGCAACTCCCACGCCGCGGTTGACACCATCGCCGGCGTCGCGGGCCTGGCGTGCGACGCTTTCCTCACTCGCGAGGAGACGCCCAGGGTCAAGCCCCACCCCGAGCACCTCTTACGGGCGCTTGACGCCGTCGGCGCCGACCCGCAGCACGCCGCCATGGTCGGCGACCATCCGATGGATGTGACGGCGGGCAAGGCGGCGGGCGTGACTACCATCGGCGTGCTCACCGGCGCCGGCACCCGCGAGTCCCTGGCCGCCGCCGGCGCCGACCTCATCGTCGGGTCGGTGGTGGAGCTGGCCCCCATGCTCACGGGCGCCGCGGACGACTGA
- a CDS encoding anhydro-N-acetylmuramic acid kinase, translating to MVTGSAASAGRARERQLVDILNRYADKSPRRVLGITASLAGIDAALLDIIGAGASTQISLLRFRRAGYAAKMREALAHATSAECPGLDLCRLNFALGHLLADAAREVTRGSGGTLGDVDLIGCSGLTLYHLSRPDVDSELEPPGAILQIGELAVVAEQTGVTTVGDFGATDIAAGGCGSPLMPFADFVLFHHPAKTRAVQTIDRMASVTLVPAGDDPERVVAFDTGPGHAVVDAITKIISEGKLLCDRDGRLASLGQVNPELLAHMMSHAFLQRRPPKRASGLDFGSDFITGILDAAQRHDLTVEDLLATVTAFTAESIARSYRDFLAPEHDIDELILGGSGSYNAALRRMLKSRLPGLPIYLHEDFGIYGEAKDAVGYAILANQTMLGRASNLPRATGAAHSRPLGKIIPAAAAVEPR from the coding sequence GTGGTGACGGGGTCGGCGGCGTCCGCCGGGCGGGCGCGGGAGCGGCAACTGGTGGATATCCTCAACCGATACGCCGACAAATCGCCGCGGCGGGTGCTCGGCATCACCGCGTCGCTGGCGGGGATTGACGCCGCGCTGCTGGACATTATCGGCGCGGGCGCTTCCACGCAGATCAGTCTCTTGCGCTTCCGCCGCGCGGGCTACGCGGCCAAGATGCGCGAGGCGCTGGCGCACGCGACGTCGGCGGAATGCCCCGGCCTCGACCTGTGCCGGCTCAACTTCGCCCTCGGGCACCTGCTCGCCGACGCCGCGCGCGAGGTCACCCGCGGCAGCGGCGGGACGCTCGGCGACGTTGACCTCATCGGCTGCAGTGGGCTTACGCTCTACCACCTGAGTCGGCCCGACGTTGACTCCGAGCTCGAGCCCCCCGGCGCCATCTTGCAGATCGGCGAGCTGGCGGTGGTGGCGGAGCAGACCGGCGTCACCACCGTCGGCGATTTCGGCGCCACCGACATCGCTGCCGGCGGCTGCGGCAGCCCGCTGATGCCGTTCGCGGACTTCGTCCTCTTCCACCACCCCGCCAAGACGCGCGCGGTGCAGACCATCGACCGCATGGCGAGCGTGACCCTGGTGCCGGCGGGCGATGATCCCGAGCGCGTGGTCGCCTTCGACACCGGCCCCGGGCACGCGGTGGTGGACGCGATCACCAAGATCATCAGCGAGGGCAAGCTTCTGTGCGACCGCGACGGGCGCCTGGCGAGCCTGGGGCAGGTAAACCCGGAGCTGCTGGCGCACATGATGTCCCACGCCTTCTTGCAGCGCCGCCCCCCCAAGCGCGCCAGCGGCCTCGACTTCGGCTCCGACTTCATCACCGGCATCCTCGACGCCGCCCAGCGCCACGACCTCACCGTCGAGGACCTGCTCGCCACCGTCACCGCCTTCACCGCCGAATCCATCGCCCGCAGCTACCGCGACTTCCTCGCCCCCGAGCATGACATTGACGAGCTCATCCTCGGCGGCAGCGGCAGCTACAACGCCGCCCTGCGCCGCATGCTCAAGTCGCGCCTGCCGGGGCTGCCCATCTATCTGCACGAGGACTTCGGCATCTACGGCGAGGCCAAGGACGCCGTCGGCTACGCCATCCTCGCCAACCAGACCATGCTCGGCCGCGCCTCCAATCTCCCCCGCGCCACCGGCGCCGCCCACTCCCGCCCCCTGGGCAAGATCATCCCCGCCGCGGCCGCCGTGGAACCGCGCTAG